Genomic segment of Rhodococcus sp. W8901:
GGCTTGCCGAGGGCGATTCGTTGACCGAAGTTGAGGACGCAGACGCGGTTCGAGATGCCCATGACCATCTTCATGTCGTGCTCCACGAGCAGGATGGCCACGCCGAGGTCCCGGTTCACCTGCACGATGGTCTCGGTCATCTCGGCGGTCTCGTCGTGGTTCATACCCGCGACGGGCTCATCGAGCATGATCAGCCGCGGTTCCATCGCCAGCGCTCGCGCCAACTCGATGTGCTCCTGCGTGCCGTTGTGCCGCGAGAGCAAGAGGTTGTCCAGCACCGTCATCGCCGGGAAGACCTCCACGTTCTGGAAGGTCCGGGCGATGCCCTTCTTCGCGATCTTGTGAGCCGGCAGCCCGAGGATCTCCGCGCCCGCGAAGCGCACCGAACCGGACTGCGGTGCGTACACGCCGAGCAGACCCGAAACCCACGCATCTGCGTCGACTTACCCGCGCCGTTGGGCCCGAGGAAGCTCACGATCTGGCCCCGGGAAATCGGGAGGCTCACGTCCTCGAGCGCCAGCAAGGCTGCGCCGTAACGGACGCTGGGCCTGTCGATGACCATTGAGTTCATTTGCTACCTCCGGAGATTCGGGCTCGGATCCAGTCGATAGGTCGCTTGAAGAGCGCGACCGACCTTTGGGCTCGAAGTACGAGGACCAGCACGATCACAAGGCCGTACAGGAACTGAGAGAGCAGGTGCGCGCCACCGCCACCGCCGGCGCTCGCCTCCTTCGAGACAAGCGGAAGCTATTGCGAGACAAGCCGTGAGCATCGCAGCGACCGCGACGGCCCGAATCGTCTTCCTCAACCTCATCAAAACGTCCCTATTGCAATCTGCGACCAGACGCGCATCGAATCTGTGTTCCTGCGCATTGAACAGCCCTGCAGCCCGCGAGTCAAGACCTTACTAGCGATCGATAAGTGCCAATCGTCGGCCTCGCTACCTGCATATACCCCTCCTGATTTCTCTCTGCAGAGAGCATCTCTGCCAAACATGCAGGTCCTCGTCGCGCGGGCGGAGTACGAGAGTCACCAGCTGTGGAGCGCCCCGGACTCGACGGGCGGCGAACCCGTACGGGCGTCCGCAGTTGAACCAGTCGACCCATTCCAGGATGGCCACTTCGACCTGGCCCACGGTCCACCCCGAGATTGCCGGCGCGATCGCGCACATGTGCGCGGTGAGCGCCCCGCAGATCGACAGATCGGCCCACCCACGCGACGCCCAGATCGAGACGGTCATCCGGGTTCGGCAAGTTTCGGCGAGTCCACCCAACCTTCTCCACCGATCAGCTCAGCGTGCCGCCCGCCGAAACGACGGACAGCGACAGCGACAGCGACAGCGATGATGTCGACCGAGATCGCGCGAAGCACCGCCCCCTGTATCGAAGTACCGGTAGACGCGAGGCTGTGGCCGCGCGTGAACACCACCAGCCAATCAAGGGAGTCGGCCACATCGTCTCCCAGGGCAGGTTGGCGAGCGCGCGACCACTGCACAGGCTTCAATCTTCTCTTCCAAGAAGAAATCACTTCTGCTACGGTCTCTGCGTGATGTGGGTCTCTATTGGTGATCGGTGGCCGACAGCAACCTAACTCCCAGCCTCAGCCTGAACGCGCGGTCAGGCCTGACAACACCCCCCTGAAGGATGGTAATGAAGCGAACAATTCATCGGCGGGCGCTTTCCACCTTGGTCCTAATTTCGACTTGTGGGCTCCTAGCCGCCGGATGCGCATCCTCCGCCGGCTCATCCGACGGCGGTGCCGAACCGAAAATCATCAGGGCCGAGGTGATTGGCGAGCAGGCGCCTGAGGGAAACGCTATTGGAAATGCGACTCTAACTTATGCGTCGCATTCGCTGACCAATACACTGGACCCAATCAAGGGCAGAACTTCCCCCTGGCTCGGCGGCACCGAAATGGCCGCAATTTACGACGTCCTGGTGCGGTGGGACCCAGAGTCTGCAAACTTTGCGCCGCAGCTCGCCGAGTCGATCACCGAGGCTGCCGACAGACTCTCGTGGACCATCAAACTCCGCGACGGGGTGAAGTTCAGCAATGGCGACACTCTGGACGCATCAGCCGTTATTGCCAGCACCAATCGCATGACCGAGGGCAAGGCCACGTACAGCGACCAATTCATGGCGAACGTGCGATCCATGGAGGCGCCCGACCCGCGTACCGTCACCTATTACCTGAACAATCCGTGGACCGACTTTCCCGTGCTCCTGACCACAGGGTTCGGCATGATCACCCACCCGGACTCATTTCGGGACGGGAGCTTCGTCGAGCCGATCGGTGTTGGGCCGTACACTGTCAAATCCGTCAATCCCGGCGTCGAACTCGTTCTCGCGCCACGCGAGGACTATTGGGGCGGGAAGCCGAGAATCGGCGGACTCAAGTTCGTAGACCTTCACGGTGAGCAGCCGATGGTCGATGCGCTCAAGGCGGGCGAGGTGCAGATGGCGTACCTCAGGGGTGGAGACGCCATCGAGACGATGCGGGCCGAGTTCCCCGGATACTACGAGCCGGTCAGCATGGTCGACAACGGCCTTATCAATATCCGGGAAGGCCGCGCTGCGCACGATATCCGTGTCCGGCAGGCAATCGTGAAGGCAATCGATCCTGTCATCATCAACGAACGCGCCAGGGACGGGCTGAACTCGCCCGGACTCGAGCTGTTCCAAGAGTGGTCCACCATGCACGGCGCGATCCCCGGTCCCACTCAGGACGTTGACGCCGCCCGCGAGCTCGTCGAAGAGGCCAAGGCGGATGGATACGATGGAAAATTGACGTTCGCCTCGTTGCAGGATCCAGCGTCGGTAAATCTGGCATTGGCGATGCAGTCAATGCTCCAAAATGTCGGCTTCGAAGTCAAAATCCAGCCTAATGCGACTAAGAATGATATTGCCAAGACATTTTATGTCACTCATGACTTCGACGTGAGCGTTGGTGGCACAGCGGTGCCCGATTCCGCGCCGCTCCCCAGGCTTCAAGGCCTGCTCGTGAGTGGATCCAGCCAAAACGTGAGTGGCTACAGCAATCCCAAGATGGATGAAGTGATCTCCCAGATTCAGGCTGCCGCCACCCCGGAGGAGCGTAGGGCTGGATTCGAGGAGATGCAGACGATCCTCAACGAGGATGCGCCGATCGTGCCGTTGGGTTCGGGCGCAAACTTCGTCACCTGGGCACCGAACGTCCACGGCGCAAAGGCTGGTATGGATGGGTTGGTGCTCTTCGACAAGATCTGGATCTCAGACTAGGCACCGTCCTGACCTCGAGGCCCTTGGGACCTCGGGCGCCGCCCCCCAAAAAAACAACCTGACCATGCCCGCGGTGTGCAAGTTGGGGGGGCGTCAGGAGGCAGTGCCACCAGACGGATCGAAGCCCGGCGACGAACGCAGTCCATGGGAAGAATCGAGGGCACCCTCTTCCATCCAGGACTAGGCATGGACACTCTCCTCGCAGGCGACCCGGCCCAGAGAATCGTCGGGCAGGGTTGACGCTGCTGGGCATGGACACCTCGCCTGAGGGATTTCAGGTTCATCGCCGGCCCTCAGAAGATTGGGATCAAAGCGATTGGCAACCTTGATAATTCGTTCATCGTTGCCAATGCACGACACTGCGCGCCATACGGACTTTGCGGCCGTTACATCGGTCGGCTCAGCAATCACATCGAAGTGAGGATCAACGGATGATTTCAGAAAGGAGACGACTGC
This window contains:
- a CDS encoding ABC transporter ATP-binding protein, whose amino-acid sequence is MYAPQSGSVRFAGAEILGLPAHKIAKKGIARTFQNVEVFPAMTVLDNLLLSRHNGTQEHIELARALAMEPRLIMLDEPVAGMNHDETAEMTETIVQVNRDLGVAILLVEHDMKMVMGISNRVCVLNFGQRIALGKPAEVIRDEAVVAAYLGAA
- a CDS encoding ABC transporter substrate-binding protein — its product is MKRTIHRRALSTLVLISTCGLLAAGCASSAGSSDGGAEPKIIRAEVIGEQAPEGNAIGNATLTYASHSLTNTLDPIKGRTSPWLGGTEMAAIYDVLVRWDPESANFAPQLAESITEAADRLSWTIKLRDGVKFSNGDTLDASAVIASTNRMTEGKATYSDQFMANVRSMEAPDPRTVTYYLNNPWTDFPVLLTTGFGMITHPDSFRDGSFVEPIGVGPYTVKSVNPGVELVLAPREDYWGGKPRIGGLKFVDLHGEQPMVDALKAGEVQMAYLRGGDAIETMRAEFPGYYEPVSMVDNGLINIREGRAAHDIRVRQAIVKAIDPVIINERARDGLNSPGLELFQEWSTMHGAIPGPTQDVDAARELVEEAKADGYDGKLTFASLQDPASVNLALAMQSMLQNVGFEVKIQPNATKNDIAKTFYVTHDFDVSVGGTAVPDSAPLPRLQGLLVSGSSQNVSGYSNPKMDEVISQIQAAATPEERRAGFEEMQTILNEDAPIVPLGSGANFVTWAPNVHGAKAGMDGLVLFDKIWISD